ACACACTTTCTAGACTCAATTTCCCCTTTGTAAACTCCCCTGATGAGTTGGTCACTACTTGCGTCCTGTCCCAGCCTCAGGGGCTGGAGCCTCAGCAGCCCACATGGACGGAATGTCTCCTAGGTGTGGACTGTCTGACTTGCAGGGCTATCGTGATTTGTCCCTTATCAGCGTGAGGTCATGAGCATGACATACCACCTTCTCCTTACCTAGTCCCGGGAACAGGGAGAGAGGAGTTGACTCACAGGCAGCACCGGCGAAGTTGGTGTCAGGTCCAGGTTGAGGCTCTTTTCAGTTCAGCGAGAGGGAACTTCATGCATTTACTTTCACGTGGGCCGGTGGCTCACAGGCTCCTCCCTTGTCTTCCAGGGCCTGCACCTGCCGGGAAGGAGCACAGGAAACAAGATGCTGAGACTCCTCCACCTCCGGACCCCCCGGCTCCCGAGACCCTTCTTGCGCCACCACCCCTGCTTAGCACCCCCGATCCCCCCAGGAGGGAGCTGCGCGCCCCCTCCCCGCCGGTGGAGCACCCCAGACTCCTGCGCTCTGTTCCCACGCCCCTCGTTATGGCGCAGAAGATTTCCGAGAGGTTGGCGGGGAACGAAGCCCTCTCGCCCACCTCCCCGTCCAGGGAGGGCCGGCCCGGGGAGTGGAGGACACCTGCCGCCCGGGGTCCCCGCAGTGGAGACCCTGGCCCGGGGCCCAGCCACCCGGCGCAGCCCAAGGCACCCCGCTTCCCCAGCAACATCATCGTCACCAACGGCGCGGCCCGGGAGCCCCGCAGGACCCTGTCCAGGGCGGCCGTCAGCGTGCAGGAGCGCAGGGCGCAGGTGTTGGCCACCATCCACGGCCACGCCGGCGCCTTCCCCGCCGCGGGGGACGCCGGTGAGGGGGCCCCAGGGGGCGGCTCCTCCCCGGAGCGGGTGGCGCGTGGCCAGGGCCTGCCGGGCCCCGCTGAGAGTCTCCGGGCAGGGGGTCAGGCTCCGCGGGGCCCGGCACTGGCCAACGGCTTCCCAAGTGCGCACGAGGCCCTGAAGAGCGCACCCAGCTCCTTCGCGCCCGCCGGGAAGTCCCTCTGCTTCCGCCCTGGCCCGGCCCTGCCCAGCACGCGGGCCCGCCAGAGCTTCCCCGGGCCCCGGCAGCCCAACGGCGCCCAGGACTGGCGCCGCGCAGACTCCCTGCCCCGGCCCCAGGGCATCACCGTGCAGTTCGCGGGGCGCGGCTCCTCGGAGGAGTCGCGCAGGGAGGCCCTGCGGAAGCTGGGGCTGCTCAGGGAGAGTTCGTGAGGGCCGCGCGGGCTCCAGTCCACCCTGTTTCTCCCCACCCTGAAGAGAGGGTGAAAGAGTCGCTGCACCCAGGAGCTGTTTGGTCTAAAATGGAAGTGACAGCGGGAGCCCCTGCCCTCTGTGGCACATCGGAGTCTAGAGGTGCCTGGCTGGGGCCTCCTGGCTGAGCCCGCACCGCAGGCTCCAGCCACCGGCACAGAGAACTCTTCCCTAAAGGAATCTGGCCGAGGGCTTGTCTCCCTTTTCCCAAGAACTGAGAGAGAGAATAACCTGTTAGACCCATAGGTTTCCGTGATGTGTAAATGCCATCTTTTGGGGGTTGGGAGGAGCAGGACTGGTCTGATTATCATTCTTGAGTCTCATCTACCCTCTTCTCGAAGTACATGACATGAAAGTTCAGATCCCTTCCACTCAGGATTCTCGCCGccttttctaagaaaataataaaaaaaaatgcttgtttcATTTTGTAATGTCTTAATacacttgcttttgtttttgaaggGTGAGGCATCATGgtactttgcttttgtttcttgacGTACTTTAGTTTGCCCAGTTTTGTGTTTTACTGAAAAATGAAACCTTTAGATACTGAGTTttgggagtgaaatggaaaggtgGTAATTTTGAGAAAGCATGTCTTATCAGACTCTGAGGTCTGGGACATGTGTGCGTGaacctgtgtttgtgtgtgtaggtTTTTAGATACGTATGTGTCAACACATACATGCATAGGTATCCTGTGTGTCCACATGCATCATTATTACATAAATAGAAACTTCTGAACACCTCCTAAGTCACTACAGGATGCCAGCGCTTCCTATTCTTGGGTAGACAGagccacctcagcatcctgatgGATGATACAAGAAATTGTTACTTCCTAGTATGGAAGTGTCTTAAGGACACGTCTCCATATTTTGGTGAACCCAAAGTGCTTTTTCCTCAACAAAATGTTCCTCTGTTCCCAGTTAAAGTAATATTCCCTGCTTCCAAGTAAGCAAGACTGTTCACTAAAGAAGGAACTTTTTAGAAAACTAATCTCCTTTATCATCTAATTTTAGTTCTGCAGGTTCCGAGGTAGCCAGTCAACAGAAGGAAGCAAAAGATTCTTAAAGATCCACCGACTGTCATGTTCCACAAGCAAGATCTCAGAGTAGGGAAAAACCAGTGAACGAGGTTACACAGCAGGAAAAGAACCGGTTTCCTCCCAGACTATGTCTTACACGCTGAGTTATGCCACAAGCGTTATTATCAAAACTATTTAAGGCTGGAGTCTTAGACCTCTAAAAATAGACAGGAAGGGCTGCCCTGAGCAGTCACACCCTTGTGTTTTTATGTCTCCGCCAGCGCCGTAACAGAGCCTGTTTCTTTCCCGTTGAGTATTACTTAAATTCAGACTTAAATGTGCTATGAAGGGCATTTATCATAGTATCCCATTTGCCTTGTAAGTTATATAAAGTGCAtgattataattttttccttagAAATGCAATATTTAGTTTCATCCAGCTCTTATTCTCATGAATAATAACCTCATAGATTCTTGATCTTAATTTAAATAGGTGCTTTAATTTTACAGCTTTCAAAAGTAGTTACTGTAAATTTTACTCCTGTTAATGCTGGATTGGTTTAAAGGATTTATAAGGGCTGTGTTTACTCTTTACAAAGCAAGATGCCATACAGTGTTCAATAATAGAAGGTCTTGATACaaccaacattttaaatattctttatacATGAGGACTGCGTCTTTTTCACTGACCCTATGATTTCACTGTGAGTAGGGTGAACTGGACTGCATATTAGTTTATTTGTTGCCATAatcacatttttgaaaaataaatttaagttttttCTTAAGCTTGTTTTTGCATTGCATGCTATATTCTCAGTTACTTTCTTTTAAATAGTTATACCCTTTCCTTCtatttattcataatttcttctctttattcaTAGTTACACTGACTGTCACTCTGGTCATTTCTTGTGTCTAAAACCCTACTAATTATAGCCATATGTTTTGTACAAAGTTCAAATTATAGCTGCTGCTAAACTAACCTTTAAGTGTACTTATGTTAGCAAACCCAGTTTGTGGAGAGGCATTAGTTTCCTTGCCATAATTACGTGATGTGATTTCTTAAAGGTCATCTGGTTCATGGTAATTTGAAGGACCATGCATATCTCAAAGCAAAACcgtaatggaaaggaaagatgaagTGTTAAATGCCCCACTTTTTTCCCCAAGTTATGCTTGAAATCATTCTCCACTTTTACAAAACTCTTTATCTTAATgcttaaatcag
This region of Gorilla gorilla gorilla isolate KB3781 chromosome 8, NHGRI_mGorGor1-v2.1_pri, whole genome shotgun sequence genomic DNA includes:
- the PROSER2 gene encoding proline and serine-rich protein 2; the protein is MPVTHRKSDASDMNSDTSPSCRLRAFSRGGSLESRSSSSRSRSFTLDDESLKYLTHEEKDVLLFFEETIDSLDEDFEEPVLCDGGVCCLCSPSLEESISSPSEPEDVIDLVQPAPGAREAEGLPEGTQAAGPAPAGKEHRKQDAETPPPPDPPAPETLLAPPPLLSTPDPPRRELRAPSPPVEHPRLLRSVPTPLVMAQKISERLAGNEALSPTSPSREGRPGEWRTPAARGPRSGDPGPGPSHPAQPKAPRFPSNIIVTNGAAREPRRTLSRAAVSVQERRAQVLATIHGHAGAFPAAGDAGEGAPGGGSSPERVARGQGLPGPAESLRAGGQAPRGPALANGFPSAHEALKSAPSSFAPAGKSLCFRPGPALPSTRARQSFPGPRQPNGAQDWRRADSLPRPQGITVQFAGRGSSEESRREALRKLGLLRESS